In Necator americanus strain Aroian chromosome IV, whole genome shotgun sequence, the following proteins share a genomic window:
- a CDS encoding hypothetical protein (NECATOR_CHRIV.G13488.T1), with amino-acid sequence MKKWRDGHQPGGTWHATISLSSAAGVDEHQLMMVMDFLPREQRAGLPRRLASSRDNRKDGPQIVPQRIQHLHLVKVSFLRE; translated from the coding sequence ATGAAAAAATGGCGCGACGGACATCAGCCCGGCGGGACGTGGCACGCGACCATTTCGTTGTCATCAGCTGCCGGTGTTGATGAGCACCAGCTGATGATGGTAATGGATTTCTTGCCCAGAGAGCAGAGAGCAGGACTGCCTAGACGACTGGCAAGTTCTCGTGATAACCGTAAAGACGGACCACAGATAGTTCCACAACGAATCCAACACCTACATTTGGTGAAGGTGTCTTTCCTCCGCGAGTGA
- a CDS encoding hypothetical protein (NECATOR_CHRIV.G13490.T1), giving the protein MPSKENTTKNMDLNHVEFATLHDREYGIPYYDQPAAPVHSLTSLSGSANEHFLDEIALLKRGKITRDTPKHTYRRYSAETTGPNAGPDDTEQGPITMAELNSRGLMLTKGRIIYNIPHGTLLGAKKQSTERSSDNFSSTASSTGTKESFSFSNGSQNLSSISSLGEETGATSKEFHVGNPEENAKLKISTLKDGMSYRLSIMDDICLLRKTSKDTMLLCWKNR; this is encoded by the exons ATGCCGAGTAAAGAAAACACTACTAAGAATATGGATTTAAACCACGTTGAGTTTGCAACGTTACATGACAGA GAATATGGAATTCCCTATTACGATCAACCTGCAGCACCTGTCCACTCTCTAACATCACTTTCTGGATCTGCTAACGA GCATTTCTTGGATGAAATTGCTCTAttaaaaagagggaaaataACTCGAGACACACCTAAACACACATATCGACGATATAGCGCAGAAACGACTGGTCCTAATGCGGGTCCGGACGATACTGAACAAGG TCCTATCACCATGGCTGAGCTGAACAGCAGAGGTTTGATGCTCACTAAAGGGCGTATCATATACAATATTCCACATGG AACTCTTCTTGGGGCTAAGAAACAATCCACGGAAAGAAGTTCGGATAATTTTTCGTCGACAGCTAGCTCCACTGGAACGAAGGAATCCTTTTCGTTTAGCAATGGTTCACAGAATTTGTCAAGTATATCTTCCTTAGGCGAG GAGACTGGCGCGACCTCAAAAGAGTTCCATGTCGGGAATCCTGAGGAGAATGCAAAGTTAAAAATCAGTACTCTTAAAGATGGAATGAG CTATCGCTTGTCTATAATGGACGATATTTGTTTGCTGCGGAAGACTAGCAAG GACACCATGCTTCTGTGCTGGAAAAATCGTTGA
- a CDS encoding hypothetical protein (NECATOR_CHRIV.G13491.T1), with amino-acid sequence MSLPTIVRDTQLVGQHLFDHTPYVRAEIDRFIDRFEKNERHREFDGILRASHALIEAAETPVEALFDAGKMKTLTESINLLTERLQKLSQPTYAKEHEEYLAEVAKKQKELLEQRRTEAHLRLRNSIS; translated from the exons atgtcACTGCCGACTATCGTCCGGGACACTCAACTAGTTGGACAACACCTTTTCGATCATACTCCATACGTTCGCGCTGAGATCGACCGCTTTATTGACAG gttcgagaaaaatgaaagacacCGCGAGTTCGATGGGATTCTTCGTGCCAGTCATGCT TTAATCGAAGCTGCTGAAACTCCTGTCGAAGCGTTATTTGAtgctggaaaaatgaaaacattaacGGAAAGTATTAATCTGCTCACGGAACGATTACAGAAACTTTCACAACCCACATATGCGAAG gaacatgAAGAATATTTGGCGGAAGttgcgaagaaacaaaaagaattgcTAGAGCAACGCCGTACAGAGGCGCATCTTAGATTAAGAAACTCGATTTCATGA
- a CDS encoding hypothetical protein (NECATOR_CHRIV.G13492.T1) — protein sequence MMCDGRVFAENLPRTKNKNVNSVNELIKTTVSSRLFLVNNNRKIFNIFYGEGRDNIKNTCKRKNQEL from the coding sequence ATGATGTGCGATGGTAGAGTGTTTGCCGAGAATTTACCtcgaactaaaaataaaaatgtaaattctGTCAACGAATTAATTAAAACAACGGTTAGTAGCCGACTTTTCTTGGTtaacaacaacagaaaaatattcaacatATTTTATGGAGAGGGTAGAGATAACATAAAGAACACATGCAAAAGAAAGAATCAAGAATTGTGA
- a CDS encoding hypothetical protein (NECATOR_CHRIV.G13490.T2), which translates to MRGMSKPSFYISLLSRKQLFATLHDREYGIPYYDQPAAPVHSLTSLSGSANEHFLDEIALLKRGKITRDTPKHTYRRYSAETTGPNAGPDDTEQGPITMAELNSRGLMLTKGRIIYNIPHGTLLGAKKQSTERSSDNFSSTASSTGTKESFSFSNGSQNLSSISSLGEETGATSKEFHVGNPEENAKLKISTLKDGMSYRLSIMDDICLLRKTSKDTMLLCWKNR; encoded by the exons ATGAGAGGAATGTCTAAGCCTTCATTTTATATTAGCCTCCTCTCTCGTAAG CAATTA TTTGCAACGTTACATGACAGA GAATATGGAATTCCCTATTACGATCAACCTGCAGCACCTGTCCACTCTCTAACATCACTTTCTGGATCTGCTAACGA GCATTTCTTGGATGAAATTGCTCTAttaaaaagagggaaaataACTCGAGACACACCTAAACACACATATCGACGATATAGCGCAGAAACGACTGGTCCTAATGCGGGTCCGGACGATACTGAACAAGG TCCTATCACCATGGCTGAGCTGAACAGCAGAGGTTTGATGCTCACTAAAGGGCGTATCATATACAATATTCCACATGG AACTCTTCTTGGGGCTAAGAAACAATCCACGGAAAGAAGTTCGGATAATTTTTCGTCGACAGCTAGCTCCACTGGAACGAAGGAATCCTTTTCGTTTAGCAATGGTTCACAGAATTTGTCAAGTATATCTTCCTTAGGCGAG GAGACTGGCGCGACCTCAAAAGAGTTCCATGTCGGGAATCCTGAGGAGAATGCAAAGTTAAAAATCAGTACTCTTAAAGATGGAATGAG CTATCGCTTGTCTATAATGGACGATATTTGTTTGCTGCGGAAGACTAGCAAG GACACCATGCTTCTGTGCTGGAAAAATCGTTGA
- a CDS encoding hypothetical protein (NECATOR_CHRIV.G13489.T1): MRAVQLINVLASFVISQNISLDNTPIPIAGAPSKKLIVVGIAADQYVLPTNIGWAVCGGAIGEALDRLRNLRLIEDYDFRFYVNYSECDPAAAVGVGYYFMKQMKVDMVLGPPCPKAAKIMAHLSTKYEVPWIGWGFVTAADFALGAKYPFATTIIATSQTFGYSVARFLKEFDWNNLSIVYTSNEVKYCDGLVADVEAALNDQILYNPDIVYKQQINRQDIDPLGYALNEIRRRSRIVLVCLDTGKDRRDFLIRTSQLGMSTDEFVYVFMSMRGYAFGQSGTGKEVLSNGLTPLWEDIVNKNADGMDNIAKEAAKRVFIVDLSAQIEDPLLVESFKKRVVPRVRADPLYCDTPACLNNTNQTMGSFARHLHDAFFMYASALGRADAVQADGHQDATVMTTAMVGSFQGLTGMVTINSNGSRLPLYTVYGLDKNGQQQAYINISCVDESNVILQRMYTDEANTIWSTRGGKKPLTMPICGYSGTECPLSFWEQYLIYIVIAISLAALLFLALLCLTVMTVRAKKIEQKRLYAEWQIPQNSLVEVKKGDRHSNRSLQSDPSTFTGSNTFDNESSTFKFYFMNKEPVLVTEHSPGPLTQLEQDLFVKLRKLEHDNVNKFIGVSMDGMNHLVVWRMCARGSLQTIISKGVFTFDSFFITCIIRDIAEALHYLHQSFLDSVGNLTSGICLVNDSWQVKISGFGISRYMDREVMKSSLWVAPEHLSEDPVGQSKPGDIYSFAIICSEVITRKPAWNITERTENNDELIYRIKRGGSRIIRPEIALDSVDISSSLINLVRDCWSQNPSDRPMTEFIVRQMRDMMRSWKKTNLMDHVFSMLEQYTSSLELEVDDRTKELSEEKKKADVLLGRMLPKQVAERLKLGQTVEPESFDSVTVFFSDVVKFTQLAAKCTPIQVVSLLNELYSNFDAIIEKCDVYKVESIGDGYLCVSGLPVRNGSDHIKEIVDMSLAFMEYVREFRILSLPRERVELRIGINSGGCVAGVVGLRMPRYCLFGDTVNTASRMESNGKANHIHLSQSSHSLLISKFQSQYETERRGEVIIKGKGVMETYWVLGHRIPSSFRVKEREQKESTNDSHSQTISSLYDDEVFRNEHNRSISQQL; encoded by the exons ATGCGAGCTGTCCAACTGATAAATGTGCTTGCCTCGTTCGTTATTTCCCAGAATATTTCCCTGGACAACACACCTATACCAATAGCTGGTGCGCCTTCAAAAAAACTG ATTGTGGTAGGGATCGCTGCCGACCAATATGTACTCCCTACAAACATAGGATGGGCAGTTTGCGGTGGAGCGATAGGTGAAGCACTAGATCGTCTAAGAAACCTGCGATTGATTGAGGATTACGATTTCAG ATTTTACGTGAACTACTCCGAGTGCGATCCTGCTGCAGCTGTCGGCGTTGGATACTACTTTATGAAACAAATGAAGGTAGACATGGTGTTGGGACCACCTTGTCCAAAAG CAGCGAAGATAATGGCTCATTTATCTACGAAGTACGAGGTGCCTTGGATTGGTTGGGGATTTGTTACAGCTGCAGACTTTGCACTCGGCGCAAAGTATCCTTTTGCGACTACTATCATCGCAACCTCGCAAAC ATTTGGCTATTCCGTTGcgagatttttgaaagaattcgaCTGGAACAATTTATCTATCGTATacacctcaaacgaagtcaaGTACTGTGATGGCCTCGTTGCAGATGTTGAG gcAGCACTAAACGATCAGATCCTGTACAATCCAGATATAGTGTATAAACAACAGATCAATAGACAAGATATCGATCCCCTTGGTTATGCACTGAACGAAATTCGTCGACGATCACGCA tTGTTCTGGTATGCTTGGATACTGGAAAGGATCGGCGAGATTTTTTGATTCGTACATCACAACTAGGGATGTCAACCGATgaatttgtttatgtttttatgtCAATGAGAGGATACGCTTTTG GTCAATCTGGCACAGGCAAAGAAGTAT TGTCAAATGGACTCACACCTTTATGGGAAGATATCGTGAACAAGAATGCAGATGGAATGGACAATATTGCTAAGGAGGCTGCAAAACGAGTGTTCATT GTGGATTTGAGCGCTCAAATCGAAGATCCGTTGCTCGTGGAATCGTTCAAAAAACGCGTAGTTCCACGTGTTCGAGCTGATCCACTATATTGCGACACGCCAGCATGTCTTAACAACACAAATCAAACg ATGGGCAGCTTTGCACGACACCTTCACGATGCATTTTTCATGTATGCATCGGCGCTCGGAAGGGCGGATGCAGTTCAGGCGGATGGTCATCAAGACGCCACCGTAATGACTACAGCTATGGTGGGAAGCTTTCAAG GTTTAACCGGAATGGTGACAATTAATTCAAATGGAAGTCGTCTGCCACTGTACACAGTTTATGGGCTGGATAAGAATGGCCAACAGCAAGCGTACATCAATATTTCTTGCGTTGATGAATCAAATGTG ATTCTTCAACGAATGTATACAGATGAAGCGAATACTATATGGTCAACAAGAGGAGGAAAGAA ACCACTTACGATGCCTATATGTGGATACTCGGGAACCGAATGCCCTCTATCGTTTTGGGAACAATATTTGATCTACATTGTCATTGCTATATCACTGGCTGCTTTACTGTTTTTAGCACTTTTGTGCTTAACAGTTATGACAGTAAG aGCTAAAAAAATCGAACAGAAAAGGCTTTATGCTGAATGGCAGATTCCGCAAAATTCTCTCGTTGAGGTCAAAAAG GGCGATCGACACAGTAACAGATCACTTCAATCTGATCCATCTACGTTTACTGGAAGTAACACATTCGACAATGAGAGCAGCACgtttaaattctattttatgAATAAG GAACCAGTTCTAGTAACCGAACACTCACCTGGACCGCTTACCCAGTTGGAGCAGGATTTGTTTGTTAAG CTACGAAAATTGGAACACGACAATGTGAACAAATTTATCGGTGTTTCTATGGATGGAATGAATCACTTAGTGGTTTGGAGGATGTGTGCTCGAGGTAGCCTTCAg ACTATCATTTCTAAAGGTGTGTTCAcatttgattcattttttataaCCTGCATCATACGAGATATTGCGGAG GCTCTTCACTATCTACATCAGTCTTTCTTGGATTCTGTTGGAAATCTCACCTCTGGCATATGTCTAGTGAACGATAGTTGGCAAGTGAAAATCTCAGGATTTGGTATTTCACGTTACATGGATCGTGAAGTTatgaaat CATCTTTATGGGTCGCTCCTGAACATCTTTCCGAGGATCCGGTAGGTCAGTCGAAACCGGGTGACATTTATTCGTTTGCTATTATTTGTTCCGAAGTGATAACGAGAAAACCCGCATGGAATATTACTGAACGTACTGAGAACAACGATG aGCTCATCTACCGCATAAAGAGAGGTGGATCAAGAATTATACGTCCTGAAATAGCTCTGGATAGTGTCGATATAAGCTCGTCGCTT ATTAACCTTGTCAGAGACTGTTGGAGCCAAAATCCTTCGGATCGACCGATGACTGAGTTTATCGTCCGCCAAATGCGAGATATGATGAGGTCATGGAAGAAGACGAATCTTATGGATCATGTGTTTTCAATGTTGGAACAGTACACCTCTAGCCTTGAATTAGAA GTTGATGATCGAACCAAAGAACTTTccgaggagaagaaaaaagcggaTGTTTTATTGGGAAGAATGTTGCCGAA GCAAGTAGCTGAGCGACTCAAACTGGGACAGACGGTGGAGCCTGAAAGCTTTGACAGCGTAACTGTGTTCTTCTCAGATGTTGTAAAATTCACACAATTAGCCGCAAAATGCACTCCAATCCAG GTTGTGAGCTTGTTGAACGAATTGTACAGCAATTTTGATGCGATCATTGAAAAATGTGATGTCTACAAG GTGGAGTCAATCGGTGATGGATATCTATGTGTCTCAGGACTACCAGTACGTAATGGATCCGATCACATCAAGGAGATCGTTGATATGTCGTTAGCGTTTATGGAATATGTGCGAGAATTTAGGATTTTATCGTTGCCAAGGGAAAGAGTTGAATTACGAATAGGAATTAACAGCG GTGGATGTGTGGCGGGTGTAGTTGGCCTACGGATGCCTCGTTACTGCCTCTTTGGTGATACTGTCAACACAGCATCACGAATGGAAAGTAATGGGAAAG CTAATCACATTCATCTCTCCCAGTCTTCTCATTCACTGCTGATCTCGAAATTCCAATCTCAATATGAAACAGAACGGAGAGGAGAAGTTATCATTAAG GGAAAAGGTGTGATGGAGACGTATTGGGTGCTCGGGCATCGAATCCCTTCTTCATTTCGTGTTAAGGAACGTGAACAGAAGGAAAGCACTAATGATTCCCATTCTCAGACTATCTCTTCTCTTTACGATGACGAAGTGTTTCGTAATGAACACAATAGAAGTATCTCGCAACAAttataa
- a CDS encoding hypothetical protein (NECATOR_CHRIV.G13489.T2) yields MGHQKKGRKKRNTLCIVVGIAADQYVLPTNIGWAVCGGAIGEALDRLRNLRLIEDYDFRFYVNYSECDPAAAVGVGYYFMKQMKVDMVLGPPCPKAAKIMAHLSTKYEVPWIGWGFVTAADFALGAKYPFATTIIATSQTFGYSVARFLKEFDWNNLSIVYTSNEVKYCDGLVADVEAALNDQILYNPDIVYKQQINRQDIDPLGYALNEIRRRSRIVLVCLDTGKDRRDFLIRTSQLGMSTDEFVYVFMSMRGYAFGQSGTGKEVLSNGLTPLWEDIVNKNADGMDNIAKEAAKRVFIVDLSAQIEDPLLVESFKKRVVPRVRADPLYCDTPACLNNTNQTMGSFARHLHDAFFMYASALGRADAVQADGHQDATVMTTAMVGSFQGLTGMVTINSNGSRLPLYTVYGLDKNGQQQAYINISCVDESNVILQRMYTDEANTIWSTRGGKKPLTMPICGYSGTECPLSFWEQYLIYIVIAISLAALLFLALLCLTVMTVRAKKIEQKRLYAEWQIPQNSLVEVKKGDRHSNRSLQSDPSTFTGSNTFDNESSTFKFYFMNKEPVLVTEHSPGPLTQLEQDLFVKLRKLEHDNVNKFIGVSMDGMNHLVVWRMCARGSLQTIISKGVFTFDSFFITCIIRDIAEALHYLHQSFLDSVGNLTSGICLVNDSWQVKISGFGISRYMDREVMKSSLWVAPEHLSEDPVGQSKPGDIYSFAIICSEVITRKPAWNITERTENNDELIYRIKRGGSRIIRPEIALDSVDISSSLINLVRDCWSQNPSDRPMTEFIVRQMRDMMRSWKKTNLMDHVFSMLEQYTSSLELEVDDRTKELSEEKKKADVLLGRMLPKQVAERLKLGQTVEPESFDSVTVFFSDVVKFTQLAAKCTPIQVVSLLNELYSNFDAIIEKCDVYKVESIGDGYLCVSGLPVRNGSDHIKEIVDMSLAFMEYVREFRILSLPRERVELRIGINSGGCVAGVVGLRMPRYCLFGDTVNTASRMESNGKANHIHLSQSSHSLLISKFQSQYETERRGEVIIKGKGVMETYWVLGHRIPSSFRVKEREQKESTNDSHSQTISSLYDDEVFRNEHNRSISQQL; encoded by the exons ATGGGGcaccagaaaaaaggaagaaaaaagagaaacacaCTTTGC ATTGTGGTAGGGATCGCTGCCGACCAATATGTACTCCCTACAAACATAGGATGGGCAGTTTGCGGTGGAGCGATAGGTGAAGCACTAGATCGTCTAAGAAACCTGCGATTGATTGAGGATTACGATTTCAG ATTTTACGTGAACTACTCCGAGTGCGATCCTGCTGCAGCTGTCGGCGTTGGATACTACTTTATGAAACAAATGAAGGTAGACATGGTGTTGGGACCACCTTGTCCAAAAG CAGCGAAGATAATGGCTCATTTATCTACGAAGTACGAGGTGCCTTGGATTGGTTGGGGATTTGTTACAGCTGCAGACTTTGCACTCGGCGCAAAGTATCCTTTTGCGACTACTATCATCGCAACCTCGCAAAC ATTTGGCTATTCCGTTGcgagatttttgaaagaattcgaCTGGAACAATTTATCTATCGTATacacctcaaacgaagtcaaGTACTGTGATGGCCTCGTTGCAGATGTTGAG gcAGCACTAAACGATCAGATCCTGTACAATCCAGATATAGTGTATAAACAACAGATCAATAGACAAGATATCGATCCCCTTGGTTATGCACTGAACGAAATTCGTCGACGATCACGCA tTGTTCTGGTATGCTTGGATACTGGAAAGGATCGGCGAGATTTTTTGATTCGTACATCACAACTAGGGATGTCAACCGATgaatttgtttatgtttttatgtCAATGAGAGGATACGCTTTTG GTCAATCTGGCACAGGCAAAGAAGTAT TGTCAAATGGACTCACACCTTTATGGGAAGATATCGTGAACAAGAATGCAGATGGAATGGACAATATTGCTAAGGAGGCTGCAAAACGAGTGTTCATT GTGGATTTGAGCGCTCAAATCGAAGATCCGTTGCTCGTGGAATCGTTCAAAAAACGCGTAGTTCCACGTGTTCGAGCTGATCCACTATATTGCGACACGCCAGCATGTCTTAACAACACAAATCAAACg ATGGGCAGCTTTGCACGACACCTTCACGATGCATTTTTCATGTATGCATCGGCGCTCGGAAGGGCGGATGCAGTTCAGGCGGATGGTCATCAAGACGCCACCGTAATGACTACAGCTATGGTGGGAAGCTTTCAAG GTTTAACCGGAATGGTGACAATTAATTCAAATGGAAGTCGTCTGCCACTGTACACAGTTTATGGGCTGGATAAGAATGGCCAACAGCAAGCGTACATCAATATTTCTTGCGTTGATGAATCAAATGTG ATTCTTCAACGAATGTATACAGATGAAGCGAATACTATATGGTCAACAAGAGGAGGAAAGAA ACCACTTACGATGCCTATATGTGGATACTCGGGAACCGAATGCCCTCTATCGTTTTGGGAACAATATTTGATCTACATTGTCATTGCTATATCACTGGCTGCTTTACTGTTTTTAGCACTTTTGTGCTTAACAGTTATGACAGTAAG aGCTAAAAAAATCGAACAGAAAAGGCTTTATGCTGAATGGCAGATTCCGCAAAATTCTCTCGTTGAGGTCAAAAAG GGCGATCGACACAGTAACAGATCACTTCAATCTGATCCATCTACGTTTACTGGAAGTAACACATTCGACAATGAGAGCAGCACgtttaaattctattttatgAATAAG GAACCAGTTCTAGTAACCGAACACTCACCTGGACCGCTTACCCAGTTGGAGCAGGATTTGTTTGTTAAG CTACGAAAATTGGAACACGACAATGTGAACAAATTTATCGGTGTTTCTATGGATGGAATGAATCACTTAGTGGTTTGGAGGATGTGTGCTCGAGGTAGCCTTCAg ACTATCATTTCTAAAGGTGTGTTCAcatttgattcattttttataaCCTGCATCATACGAGATATTGCGGAG GCTCTTCACTATCTACATCAGTCTTTCTTGGATTCTGTTGGAAATCTCACCTCTGGCATATGTCTAGTGAACGATAGTTGGCAAGTGAAAATCTCAGGATTTGGTATTTCACGTTACATGGATCGTGAAGTTatgaaat CATCTTTATGGGTCGCTCCTGAACATCTTTCCGAGGATCCGGTAGGTCAGTCGAAACCGGGTGACATTTATTCGTTTGCTATTATTTGTTCCGAAGTGATAACGAGAAAACCCGCATGGAATATTACTGAACGTACTGAGAACAACGATG aGCTCATCTACCGCATAAAGAGAGGTGGATCAAGAATTATACGTCCTGAAATAGCTCTGGATAGTGTCGATATAAGCTCGTCGCTT ATTAACCTTGTCAGAGACTGTTGGAGCCAAAATCCTTCGGATCGACCGATGACTGAGTTTATCGTCCGCCAAATGCGAGATATGATGAGGTCATGGAAGAAGACGAATCTTATGGATCATGTGTTTTCAATGTTGGAACAGTACACCTCTAGCCTTGAATTAGAA GTTGATGATCGAACCAAAGAACTTTccgaggagaagaaaaaagcggaTGTTTTATTGGGAAGAATGTTGCCGAA GCAAGTAGCTGAGCGACTCAAACTGGGACAGACGGTGGAGCCTGAAAGCTTTGACAGCGTAACTGTGTTCTTCTCAGATGTTGTAAAATTCACACAATTAGCCGCAAAATGCACTCCAATCCAG GTTGTGAGCTTGTTGAACGAATTGTACAGCAATTTTGATGCGATCATTGAAAAATGTGATGTCTACAAG GTGGAGTCAATCGGTGATGGATATCTATGTGTCTCAGGACTACCAGTACGTAATGGATCCGATCACATCAAGGAGATCGTTGATATGTCGTTAGCGTTTATGGAATATGTGCGAGAATTTAGGATTTTATCGTTGCCAAGGGAAAGAGTTGAATTACGAATAGGAATTAACAGCG GTGGATGTGTGGCGGGTGTAGTTGGCCTACGGATGCCTCGTTACTGCCTCTTTGGTGATACTGTCAACACAGCATCACGAATGGAAAGTAATGGGAAAG CTAATCACATTCATCTCTCCCAGTCTTCTCATTCACTGCTGATCTCGAAATTCCAATCTCAATATGAAACAGAACGGAGAGGAGAAGTTATCATTAAG GGAAAAGGTGTGATGGAGACGTATTGGGTGCTCGGGCATCGAATCCCTTCTTCATTTCGTGTTAAGGAACGTGAACAGAAGGAAAGCACTAATGATTCCCATTCTCAGACTATCTCTTCTCTTTACGATGACGAAGTGTTTCGTAATGAACACAATAGAAGTATCTCGCAACAAttataa